From the genome of Grus americana isolate bGruAme1 chromosome 16, bGruAme1.mat, whole genome shotgun sequence:
TCGGCTGCGCTGTGCGGCCGGGGAGGGCTTTGCTCGCCCCGGCACCGCGGTCGGTCAGTCCGTCCCGGGTCCCCGGCGGCGCCGAGCTCGGCGCTGCCCGCAGCGGAGCGGCCAGACCCGCCGGGGAGCGGAGCTGGCGGGCAGCGGGACGCTGCCCTGCCTAGGGCTGCCGCTTTACGGAGGGCACCGTTAAGAAGAGACTCTAGGCAGGGGAGCGCTGGAGCTCACCGCAGACGCTCCCGGCGCGGTGTCCCGTGCCGGCCGGCGGAGCGCGGCAGCGCCGGCTCGCAGCCGTCTGTccgtgtccccgcagggtcgagggagcggggcagccccgcTCAGACATAGTTCTTCTTGTCGTACTCGCCGTTGGACGTGGGCCGCCGCGGCGCCGAGTACTTGACGGGGAAGGAGGTCTCGTCGcgctgggagcaggagcagcagcagatgagGCAGCCCCCGAAGAGCAGCAGGGCCGTAGCCGCCCAGCCGATGTAGAGCGCGGCCCCCATCTCCCGCTTCTTGGACGGCGGCACGGTGGGGTCGTAGAAGTCGCTGATGACGATGTTGGCGAACCAGCAGAGCGGGACGAGGACCAGGACCCCGCAGAGGATGTAGATGGCCCCGCCGGCGATCACGATGCGGGATTTCATCTTGCCGGGCCGGATGCAGTTGGTGCACTGCGCACCGACCACGGTCACCATCAGcgccaccagccccagcagagccacGATGACGGTGAGGGCCCGGCCCGCCTGCACCTCGGGCGGCAGCGCCAGGATGGAGTCGTACACTTTGCACTGCATCTGCCCCGTGCTCTGCACCACGCAGTTCATCCACAGCCCTTCCCAGATGGTCTGCGCCACCACGATGTTCACAT
Proteins encoded in this window:
- the CLDN5 gene encoding claudin-5; translation: MTSAALEILGLGLGILGWVGVILACGLPMWQVSAFIDVNIVVAQTIWEGLWMNCVVQSTGQMQCKVYDSILALPPEVQAGRALTVIVALLGLVALMVTVVGAQCTNCIRPGKMKSRIVIAGGAIYILCGVLVLVPLCWFANIVISDFYDPTVPPSKKREMGAALYIGWAATALLLFGGCLICCCSCSQRDETSFPVKYSAPRRPTSNGEYDKKNYV